A section of the Streptomyces sp. NBC_01363 genome encodes:
- a CDS encoding GntR family transcriptional regulator, with amino-acid sequence MRIPAHSVCTAIRDDIVSGVFERGSRLTEELLARRYGVSRVPVREALRTLESEGFVVTRRHAGACVAEPTELEAADLLEVRMLLEPLGAARAAQRRTEAHLKVLRGLVRLGQDRARRGESGDLRSLGGWFHETLAQASGSPGLIALLTQLRHKIAWMYAVEQPAGPVDFWAEHGAIVDAVARGDAERARALAAHHAERAAAAHRLRRTDRPDRRPAAPGAGRVRTSQHSVNTAGVRH; translated from the coding sequence ATGCGCATTCCGGCGCATTCGGTATGTACGGCAATCCGTGACGACATCGTCTCCGGTGTCTTCGAACGCGGCAGCCGTCTCACGGAGGAGTTGCTGGCACGCCGTTACGGGGTCTCCCGCGTTCCGGTACGGGAAGCGCTGCGCACCCTGGAGTCCGAGGGCTTCGTGGTCACCCGCCGGCACGCGGGTGCCTGTGTCGCCGAGCCCACCGAGCTGGAGGCGGCCGACCTGTTGGAGGTCCGGATGCTGCTGGAGCCGCTGGGTGCCGCACGCGCCGCGCAACGCCGCACCGAGGCGCACCTCAAGGTGCTGCGCGGTCTCGTGCGGCTCGGTCAGGACCGGGCCAGGCGGGGCGAGAGCGGGGATCTGCGCTCGCTGGGCGGCTGGTTCCACGAGACGCTGGCGCAGGCCTCCGGCAGCCCCGGCCTGATCGCGTTGCTCACCCAGCTGCGACACAAGATCGCCTGGATGTACGCGGTCGAGCAGCCGGCCGGGCCGGTGGATTTCTGGGCCGAGCACGGTGCCATCGTGGACGCGGTGGCGCGCGGCGACGCGGAACGGGCCAGGGCGCTGGCCGCCCATCACGCGGAACGGGCCGCCGCCGCGCACCGGCTGCGCCGGACCGACCGGCCGGACCGGCGGCCCGCCGCTCCCGGCGCCGGGCGCGTGAGGACCTCGCAACATTCCGTAAACACCGCAGGCGTCCGGCATTAA
- a CDS encoding HPr family phosphocarrier protein: MAERRVNVGWVEGLHARPASIFVRAATASGVPVTISRADGNPVNAASMLAVLGLGAQGGEEIVLASEADDSEAALDRLAKLVAEGLEELPETV, from the coding sequence ATGGCTGAGCGCCGCGTCAACGTCGGTTGGGTCGAGGGCCTGCACGCCCGCCCCGCTTCCATCTTCGTCCGTGCCGCCACGGCTTCCGGCGTCCCCGTGACGATCTCCAGGGCCGACGGCAACCCGGTGAACGCCGCCTCCATGCTCGCGGTCCTCGGCCTCGGCGCGCAGGGTGGCGAGGAGATCGTGCTCGCCTCCGAGGCCGACGACTCCGAAGCCGCCCTGGACCGTCTCGCGAAGCTGGTCGCCGAGGGGCTCGAGGAGCTCCCGGAGACCGTCTGA
- a CDS encoding bifunctional GNAT family N-acetyltransferase/acetate--CoA ligase family protein has translation MQPAPEQSPHHAYPDHWEADVVLRDGGTARIRPITTDDAERLVSFYEQVSDESKYYRFFAPYPRLSDRDVHRFTHHDYVDRVGLAVTVGGEFIATVRYDRIDERGRPASAPADEAEVAFLVQDAHQGRGVASALLEHIAAVARERGIRRFAAEVLPANNKMIKVFRDAGYTQQRSFEDGSVHLTLDLEPTAESLAVQRGREQRAEARSVQRLLAPGSVAVIGVGRTPGGVGRTVLRNLLGAGFTGRAYAVNRAFAADRTTVDGVPAHRSIGEIGEPVDLAVVAVPADRVPEAVADCGEHGVQGLVVLSAGYAEWGAEGRERQRELVRQARSYGMRIIGPNAFGLINNAETVRLNASLAPEPPAPGRIGLFTQSGAIGIALLSGLYRRGAGLSTFISAGNRADISGNDFLQYWYEDPDTDVALLYLESLGNPRKFTRLARRTAAVKPVVVVKGARHSGSTPPGHAVPISRIPDATVSALMRQAGVIRVDTVTEMVDAGLLLADQPLPAGPRVAILGNSESLGLLTYDACLAEGLRPRPPLDLTTAATPQDFRNALAAALADDGCDSVVVTAIPWVGEDGEAEAGDGEVLAAALHTAAAAGPAKPVAVVHVEIGGLAEALAAATSTVAQPRPSAQPSSAPAAPPTRTGAANPADPGPAPASSASAAPLAGDGAPGTRNGRIPAYPAAERAVRALAEAVRYAQWRRQAAVPGKVPEFLDDTIDEPGAAELIDTLLGPDPDPRGRPLAHEEARELLCRYGITVRPTFPAPDPDAAVAAAQSLGYPVALKTTAPHLRHRADLGGVRLDLANETALRRAYGELTDLLGKPAELQPVVQAMAPRGVDTVVRASIDPAAGAVLSFGLAGAPSELLGDTAHRLVPATDRDAAELIRSIRAAPVLFGWRGAAPVDTASLEELLLRVSRLVDDHPEVVSIALEPVVVATQGLTVLGASVRLSPPPARTDLGPRRLPNY, from the coding sequence ATGCAGCCCGCGCCGGAGCAGAGTCCGCATCACGCCTATCCCGACCACTGGGAAGCGGACGTGGTGCTCCGCGACGGAGGCACCGCGCGCATCAGGCCCATCACCACGGACGACGCCGAACGGCTGGTCAGCTTCTACGAGCAGGTCTCCGACGAGTCGAAGTACTACCGGTTCTTCGCCCCGTACCCCCGGCTGTCCGACCGGGATGTGCACCGCTTCACCCATCACGACTACGTCGACCGGGTGGGTCTCGCCGTCACGGTCGGCGGCGAGTTCATCGCGACCGTCCGCTACGACCGGATCGACGAGCGCGGCAGGCCCGCCTCCGCACCCGCCGACGAGGCCGAGGTCGCCTTCCTCGTCCAGGACGCGCACCAGGGCCGGGGCGTCGCCTCGGCGCTCCTCGAACACATCGCGGCCGTCGCCCGCGAGCGCGGCATCCGCCGCTTCGCCGCCGAGGTGCTGCCCGCCAACAACAAGATGATCAAGGTGTTCCGGGATGCCGGATACACCCAGCAGCGCAGCTTCGAGGACGGCTCCGTCCATCTCACCCTGGACCTCGAACCGACCGCCGAGTCCCTTGCCGTCCAGCGCGGCCGTGAGCAGCGGGCGGAGGCGCGGTCCGTACAACGTCTGCTGGCCCCCGGCTCCGTCGCCGTCATCGGTGTCGGCCGGACCCCCGGCGGCGTCGGCCGCACGGTCCTGCGCAACCTCCTCGGGGCCGGCTTCACCGGACGTGCGTACGCCGTGAACCGCGCCTTCGCCGCCGACCGGACCACGGTCGACGGCGTCCCCGCCCACCGCTCGATCGGCGAGATCGGCGAACCGGTCGACCTCGCGGTCGTCGCCGTCCCCGCCGACCGGGTTCCGGAAGCCGTCGCGGACTGCGGCGAGCACGGCGTCCAGGGTCTGGTCGTCCTCTCCGCCGGATACGCCGAATGGGGCGCCGAGGGCCGGGAACGGCAGCGTGAACTGGTCCGTCAGGCCCGCTCGTACGGAATGCGGATCATCGGCCCGAACGCCTTCGGCCTCATCAACAACGCAGAAACGGTTCGGCTGAACGCCTCGCTCGCCCCCGAGCCGCCCGCCCCCGGGCGCATCGGCCTCTTCACCCAGTCCGGAGCGATCGGCATCGCGCTGCTCTCCGGGCTCTACCGGCGCGGTGCGGGCCTGTCCACCTTCATCTCCGCGGGCAACCGCGCCGACATCTCGGGCAACGACTTCCTCCAGTACTGGTACGAGGACCCCGACACCGATGTCGCCCTGCTGTACCTCGAATCGCTCGGCAACCCCCGCAAGTTCACCCGCCTCGCGCGGCGCACCGCGGCGGTGAAGCCGGTGGTCGTGGTGAAGGGCGCCCGGCACAGCGGCTCCACTCCGCCCGGCCACGCGGTGCCGATCAGCCGGATCCCGGACGCGACGGTCTCGGCGCTCATGCGGCAGGCGGGCGTGATCCGGGTCGACACGGTGACGGAGATGGTCGACGCGGGTCTCCTCCTCGCAGATCAGCCGCTGCCGGCCGGCCCCAGGGTCGCGATCCTCGGCAACTCCGAATCGCTCGGCCTCCTCACGTACGACGCCTGCCTCGCCGAGGGGCTGCGCCCGCGCCCGCCCCTCGACCTCACCACCGCCGCCACCCCGCAGGACTTCAGGAACGCCCTGGCCGCGGCCCTCGCCGACGACGGCTGCGACTCGGTTGTCGTGACGGCGATCCCGTGGGTGGGCGAGGACGGCGAGGCGGAAGCGGGCGACGGAGAGGTGCTCGCGGCGGCGCTCCACACGGCCGCCGCCGCAGGTCCGGCCAAGCCGGTGGCCGTCGTGCATGTCGAGATCGGCGGGCTGGCGGAGGCCCTCGCCGCGGCCACCAGCACGGTCGCGCAGCCGCGCCCCTCTGCGCAGCCCTCCTCGGCCCCGGCCGCGCCCCCCACACGCACCGGAGCCGCCAATCCGGCCGACCCCGGCCCGGCGCCCGCCTCCTCGGCATCCGCAGCCCCCCTCGCGGGCGACGGCGCCCCGGGCACCCGCAACGGCCGGATCCCCGCCTATCCCGCGGCCGAACGGGCGGTGCGGGCCCTGGCCGAGGCGGTGCGGTACGCGCAGTGGCGACGCCAGGCCGCCGTGCCCGGCAAGGTGCCCGAGTTCCTCGACGACACCATCGACGAGCCGGGCGCCGCCGAGCTCATCGACACCCTTCTCGGCCCCGACCCCGACCCGCGGGGCCGGCCGCTCGCACACGAGGAGGCCCGCGAACTCCTGTGCCGCTACGGCATCACCGTACGGCCGACGTTCCCGGCGCCCGACCCGGACGCCGCCGTCGCCGCGGCGCAGTCGCTCGGCTACCCCGTGGCGCTCAAGACCACCGCGCCGCATCTGCGCCACCGGGCCGATCTCGGCGGAGTCCGGCTGGACCTCGCCAATGAGACCGCGCTGCGCCGGGCGTACGGCGAGCTGACCGACCTGCTCGGCAAGCCCGCCGAACTCCAGCCCGTCGTCCAGGCCATGGCGCCGCGCGGCGTCGACACCGTCGTACGGGCCTCGATCGACCCGGCGGCGGGCGCCGTCCTCTCCTTCGGGCTCGCGGGCGCGCCCTCCGAACTCCTCGGCGACACCGCCCACCGCCTCGTTCCGGCCACCGACCGCGACGCCGCCGAGCTGATCCGGTCCATCCGGGCGGCCCCGGTGCTGTTCGGCTGGCGCGGCGCGGCGCCCGTGGACACCGCGTCGCTCGAAGAGCTGCTGCTACGGGTCTCCCGGCTGGTCGACGACCACCCCGAGGTGGTTTCCATCGCCCTGGAACCGGTCGTGGTCGCCACCCAGGGGCTGACCGTCCTCGGCGCGAGCGTCCGCCTCTCGCCGCCCCCGGCCCGCACCGATCTCGGCCCCCGCCGCCTCCCCAACTACTGA
- a CDS encoding DUF5998 family protein, with protein sequence MAKTGTTTQGLRAAIERSGYYPALVAEAVEAAVGGEPVASYLVHQETTFDSNEVRRHVTVLVLTDNRFIVSHTDEQNADTSSPTPYATTSTESVKLDRISSVVVSRVVANPEKYVPGTLPREVVLTIGWGAVSRIDLEPAACGDPNCEADHGYTGNSTADDLSLRVSEAGDGPDTVRQTLAFAQALSEATAATAATGR encoded by the coding sequence ATGGCTAAGACCGGTACGACGACCCAGGGGCTGCGCGCGGCGATCGAGCGCAGTGGCTACTACCCGGCCCTCGTGGCCGAGGCGGTGGAGGCCGCCGTGGGCGGTGAGCCGGTCGCTTCGTACCTGGTGCACCAGGAGACCACGTTCGACTCCAACGAGGTGCGCCGCCACGTCACGGTCCTGGTCCTGACGGACAACCGTTTCATCGTCAGTCACACCGACGAGCAGAACGCCGACACCAGCTCCCCGACCCCGTACGCCACCACCTCCACGGAGTCCGTCAAGCTCGACCGGATCTCGTCGGTGGTGGTCAGCCGTGTCGTGGCCAATCCCGAGAAGTACGTGCCGGGCACGCTGCCCCGCGAGGTCGTCCTCACCATCGGCTGGGGCGCGGTCTCCCGGATCGACCTGGAGCCGGCCGCCTGCGGCGACCCCAACTGCGAGGCCGATCACGGCTACACCGGAAACTCCACCGCCGACGACCTGAGCCTGCGGGTCAGCGAGGCCGGCGACGGCCCGGACACCGTGCGCCAGACCCTCGCCTTCGCCCAGGCGCTCTCCGAGGCCACGGCCGCGACCGCGGCGACCGGCCGCTGA